The Ananas comosus cultivar F153 linkage group 4, ASM154086v1, whole genome shotgun sequence region CAACGACACCTACAAATTTTATCGATTATTTGTTACCTCCTTGCTATTATTAATCTTTGGTGCGGTAAActgcaaaaaatataaatttataaacaaaacaaaaactaatCCATCAAGTTTccaccgtccctagagcaagtggtaaagagctTGATGATCGGTACCCgaaacccaaattcgaatcctagttgattcacatttctggctaagtttatttctaaatgaaaaaaacgaagcgggtagcgtgctacctatttctctcaaaaaaaaaaatccatcaagtTCCCTGCTTACCTTAGAAAGCCAACAATAATTAATTGATCACTACATCCAATTAAATGAATCACCATCAGACGAAAAGTTTGTACGAATCAAAATTGAAATCAGTGTCCTCGCGGATTTTCGCAATTTAGTCCTTAAAAAATTGTTGTGTCAAAATCAAGTAGGGCTCCTTTTTGGTTGATCCAACTAATTTAGAAGTATCTGATGTGAGAAGCTTCTGCTGATCTGAATAAAAGATGCGACGAATCTGAAGCCACTTAGGAATAATAATACACAGTTTGGAGCCACCATTTTAGCAACTTAATTGATATATAAATTGTGTCATGAGCTCGTTTCTTAAAAATGCGTCATCCGTGACGACGCTAACCACAAATTATACTAGGTAATTAGTCATCTACCAAAAGAAGCTTTACCCGttcgatttttaaatttattctttttattgttgttcAGAATTATATTATTCTGTTAATTAATGATCAGTGAGCTCCCTATACCTTAACATTGAGCTTTGAAATCTGTGCCATTTGGTTCCAATCATCCATAATTAAGGGCACATTTTATACTTGAAATTTCCTCAAATGTGTTGTTTCAGTGATTTGAAAAAATTCTTGAGTTTTTTTTGTTACAATTTTTCGACACcaataatttctatatatatatatatatataaaaaaaaaaatcaattggaACCATGCATGTAATTCAATTTAGCTTTTTGCTTTAGTAAaagcttcattttttttgtttgttaaatcttttattatatCTAATCATGTATTTATAGTTTTCAAACTTAATAAgctattacaaaaaataattaagcccAAATCTAAACAGAAACCAAAAGTGATTGTGCATTTACCAAATTGGTGGATTCAAGTTGACTTTTATTATACGTTGACCTCAACACTGcaacatatataatatcaaCAGGGGTTTTATACTTCATACGACTGTTTATAATTGGTtagattatacttaattaattagtagcaACTATgcacgaaaaataaaaatgggaATGTTCCTCGCACACACCTGTAAATCCAAAACCTTTAAATGAATTAATTGGCCCACATGGTACACTCAATCTACAAAGAAAAGTTCTAATgtatattttctaatattttatatctattatTACGTGAATGTACAAATAAAAGTCAACTATTAATTCCGTGCTAGTTGTTACTCGTTTTTATTAGCGTTTAAATTGTCCACCTATATTAATTATAGAAGAGTACAACATGAGTTTCCGTAGACGTGTaaccctcctcttctccttttttaGTCAAAACATGGAATAAAAGAAAGATTATATAGAAATAACTCAGAAGGGAGAAAGagggattaaaaaaataaaaaaaaaaacttgtatcGAATTGTACTTGTCCAATAAGATTATTCTAGAATAGTAGGGAATTAACTACTGGTCTAATTACCAACTgataaaagatgaattttatgctttctttttttttttttttttaaatctctaGTTGCATAACAACCTGAACCTAATCAAAGATGGTATTGTAGTAAGGACAACATAAAAGTGATTCGATGATCAGATTCAGATTGTGTAGCACCATAACAATAGGTTGTGCtaaatttgattcaattaaAGAGAAATTTAATCTCAAATATGCTTCATAATTAGAACACCAGTTAGTTCACATTAATTAAGAAAgattgggttttggtgcaataGAGAAGTGTGGATAAAACTGGGACAAAGCCAGGAATTAAGGTTTGAGGGGGCCAAGAATTAGATTTGGcagtaaaaagaaaagtaaaaaagagagTTTATCGAATTTACTAGTCACTTATTACTAGTGACAGTAACAATAATGTGCTTACGAAGGAGCAAGATTATAAAAGTTGAAGAAAAATGACAATGgggttagaaaaaaatttagaacacaattttattaaaaaaaagaatcgaTTTGGCccctctaaaattaaaatttataatattttaatatttagtataaaaaacttatatataatatttaagagTTGAGAGGCACTATGACCACTGTGAGCCTCCCAATGGCTCCGTGCCTAAGGACAACATAAGCAGGTGAACTACATAGTGCACACACGACATGTTACTGTAGTTGTACTTAAACTAACTGCGCTTTCGTGTACTTTAAAATAGTAATTGTGGCGGATCAAGCAGAATCTCCCTTGATATTAACTAAACACGTAGCTTATTGCAATTGTAGCTTAAGAagtaaaaattaactaaatatttggTTTCGAACAAATTCAAAAGAATCATTATGATGGGTTAAATCATTACAATCCCACTAACAATTCAAAAGAAATGCATGATATATATTCATCCATCTTGAAATGGAGACATCTTTACTAGTAATatcaatataattaataaaaattattctaccatgaatgaatgagattatattatatatctctTTGGAGAGTGTACAAGCAGTTTTTTCCAAACATCACATaaacatgttatatacaatTTAGCGCAAAACCATTGCACTCTTTCTCTCCTAATTGGAAAGTAACTGCCGGTAGAAAGCAGCTTttaatggtaaaaaaattaattaatataattattaaaagaatataaaataatactatTAACATATTTTAAAGTTATATGTACATCTTATATTCATTCTATTCAAAAATCATTACTTTTCTATATAtcacatcaaattttttatttttataaaaaaaatattttattttgtgtaaATTTTAGgatgaaaaatataagaattatatattccttttaaaatgtataagtaaactttctcaaaaataaaaaactgcTTTTGCGCGGCGGCGTTTTTGCTTTTCTCACTGCACAAcgaaattattaattaacaaaccacaaaaacttaatttaacaACGAAGGGGCAACCCCTCCCTGCATGCACAGGGGGACACTCcccttaattattataaataaattaaatactcTTTTCGCTTCCTCCCTCCAACGTCTATAAATACTCACGACTCCCCCCTCCTCTCCCATTCACTCATTCAAGCCCCACAAGTACATTTCTCACACATAaaataacacacacacacacacacacacacacacacacacacacacaaaagaaaagaaacttacAATTAATCaatcccttcttcttcttcttcttcttcttcttcttctttttcttctagtAAAAATGAAGAGATCGTTCGGATTCGttggcgagggcgagggcgagggcgagggggaGAGCATCGGCACGATGGCCGGCGTGCTGATGCTCATATCACGCAGCAGCGGCGGGCGCGGCCACGTGTGCGTGGACCGGGTGTTCGAGTGCAAGACCTGCAACCGGCGGTTCCCGTCGTTCCAGGCGCTGGGCGGCCACCGGGCCAGCCACAAGAAGCCGCGGCCGGGGCCTGCTGCGGCGGTCGACGGAGACGGTGCAAAGCCGAAGATGCACGAGTGCTCGATATGCGGGCTCGAGTTCGCCATCGGGCAGGCACTCGGCGGCCACATGCGGCGCCACCGCCCTGtcgctgccgccaccgccgcttCTGCGGTGGCCCCTGCGGAGTTCGGGTTCCCGCGGGGAGCGCTTtcggagaaaaagaagagggagCTGTGGTTCGACCTCAACGTGTCGccgccggaggcggcggaggacgcggCGGTACTGGGTTTCACCTTTGAGCTCTTGGATAAGGGCCCCATAGTGGTGGGATAatccaatttctcttttctatctaatcataattataattataattaagatgctttgtttttcttttctgtttttggagtttttttttgaggaagTAGTGATGGTGCTAGCTTCTTGAAGTACACAGGAGTTAATTGTATTTTATAACTCCTGGATTAATTAACCGGCTTAATCTACTACTAtgtaattttgttactttagagagCAAGCTTTAACGCCTCCTtcttagttttaattttaccaATGATGAGTGAATTAACGCGCTTACGTAGTAcatgttgtttttgttttttttttttttggctggaCGAAAATGATACTTAATTTATGTACGTTTTGAGAAAGGTCCATAGATATATAAAGTGTTgcgttttttaatttttttatttctttcattgCATTTGATAAAGTTAGTATCACTTAAATTAGTTCGAGTAACTTCAATAAATAAAGAAGCTAATCAAAGCAGGTGGTGACGTGAACAAGCACGAGTTTCAAAGTAGTCGGAGTGTGATGTTTGACCTTTTTCATGGATGAAAATTAAGAACAGCCGCTATAAATATTCAGAGAGGgcgataaatatatatatatatatatatatatatatatatatatatatatatatatatatatatatatatatatatNctcaaaaaaatattgaatttaaatttaatttttgaaattagtattgtaatgtaaaattttaattttgaaatttatattaaacttttaaatttgaatctaaattgaacgtttaatcttaaagccaaattttaatttttgatttaaattgaaattttgaattggaacaaaaagttttattttaaatttatgttttatattcaaaaaaattaaatttgatttataaagttttaaatgttgttttgaatttaaatttacagtttggttgtaatttaaaattcaactattgttgtaggtattTAAGAGGGTCACAATattcttagttggataaaaTCGGTTTTGTGGACCAAACTATTTTACAAAgactaaaataccctttaaaTGGGCACCTCGTGAATGGTACATATGCTTCAATAGCATGTCACATCTAGAatcatattaaatctaaaccatctattaagaaaaataaatggtcaagattTATATGGAGTATTGAAGTATTCCTCTAAATAGTTTCGtgagaattaatattttaaaaattttaaattagtttcaactttttaaaattttttgtcaaGTGAAATGCCTAATATTAAGCTAGGCCGAAGTTGTATGTAGACACAAAATCTAAACCTTAGAAACCTATGACCAAATATATCCAGAATCCTCTTTTAGTAGGGAAAAACTAAAAAGAGTTATGGCAAAATTGTATTTGTATTTGACAATTGAGTTAATCAGATCAGTTAAAAATTATGCCTAAAACttgatctttattttttttctgattaaaaataaaatataatttcaaattttatttggtcTAACTATCATGCTGTGCTATTTTACGTTTTCAAAGGATCAGATGTTCGAGTCATCGTCTGTGTGTTTATTAGTCAATGTTGGAGTCCACAGTatatggggaaaaaaaagaaaaaattaatcacTTTTGCTTTGGGCTCAAATTTATACAGTTTGTCAAAAACTGTTTAGATCACGGATGGGCCGCTTATAGATTGAATTGGGCTTCAATGAGTCCAATGTTGTATTGGGTCATGAGACATTTAGATGGGCTTAGTCCGAGCCCAAACCTCTCAATAAACACACCCACCTAAATCTAGCCCGACCCATTAATGATGCATCGAAACCGACCCGCTAAAATACCGGGCCTCGAATCTAATCGGGCGCCTGTGAGATTTGGGCCAAATGCGACTAAATGGGCCCTGAGAACTCGGCTCGCACGTGAGGGGCACGTGTTTTGACAAGTCTATTTTTAGTATCTTTCGTTTATTTACCCAAAAGGGAAAGTTTTCACTTTTGACGggaattgattagaaagtttgtcctaaaaaaaaagaaacctttATTTTAGCCTCAAAATGTTTTATTCTATTTACCATGCTGGGAAAGTAAATGATACATGTGTTTCTATAAACGAAATAAAGAATCTAATTTGGTTTACCTGCTTCCTATAGAATTTATCAGGACAAGTTGTGAGATGTCACTAGATGTGGATccactaataaaatatttaagcaCTTTTCACTTTAATCTTTGTCAAAGTAGAAAAAAAGCTTAATTAAAACATCCCGTGTGCCACGCTATGATACTAATTTAGGGTAGTTGTATCAAGTTTACGTCATGCCTTAGGCAAACCACAATACTTAAGTAACCAATTAAAGCCAAAACGAATGCACAGTAAGTTATTATATTAAGAGAAAAAGGACTAAGCATAATTCTAGGAGACAACCATTGCAACAATAATTAAGTTCTTAATCTCAATTACTTTTAGAGCTGATTATTTTGTTGAAGTGCTCAGCCAATGCACGAGCTTAATATGTTAGGTGGAGGAAACCGCTgcattatatattatacatagcATATGTTTAACAAGTGTTAGGCATACTAGTATCTGACACGAAACCAATACGGTTATGTAAGAATCACATAATCAAATTGAgaaatttagtttaaattagATGAGACTCAGACAAATCAGGTTGAAAGAGCTGGATGATATAGTTGAGAGATCTGGGTCAAACCTTGATTAAAcatctcataatttttttttcaactctctctatctctctctttggaGCACCATAAATCacacaattcaaaatatttcatagtcaaatcaaatcaaaaactaaccaaaatcGTCATTTAATCGATCCTTTTAGTAGTTCTCCTATATAGTTTGTTGATTATATCATTGTGCACGAAAGAAGGATAGGTCCTACGAATTTGGAGCAACTTTCTAGGTCATCAAACCAGTTTCTTACTctatagttaattaaaattacagcacaattatatgaaattaagcCGGTGCATTTGACCAcaattttaaaactaattaatgGCAATGAACCTTAATCTATTGGTTAACGCAACCACTTCAACCACCTCAATCAAGAAATTGTTccaaagagggggaaaaaaaaaagagaaaaaaatcaatGTCCAAATCCATGTTTAAGGAGTTTCTTTATGATTAACGTTACTTTGAATTGTGTCATGTGATTATCATCGCTAGAAGATCCAAAACATGCATGGCTCAGCACGATGATCGGGAATATTATGGtacacaaattataaaattattcaattgCAATTTGGTTAGCTTCATTTATTCTCCCGAGTGGTCAATTAATTGACTATGAGAATCTCTTGGAGCAACTGAGGTGTCTAAAGGAAGTGAAAGGATTATGCTCTTAAATCATCGAAAAAAATTACGTGGAAAACTcttagggagagagagattataatatatgtaaaactTATCTTCCACATAATGTTTATATCTCGATCACCAGttacagtaatataatattacagaAATTTGATCAAATGTACGTACCTAATATTGTAACTTCAAGGTGAAATAatcttaaagaaaaaattgtCTTTTGTACTTTTACATAAAATGTCAATACTTGGCTAGATGTTAGTATTTCTAtgtaaaatatcttttatagagAATGCTTCTGCAAGAGAGCAGTATGagttaaataaattatctttaaaaacttaagctatcagataatagtatttataatattttatatttgaagaaTGACcaatcgagagagagagagagagaccaaacCCAACCTTGTTCTATCATTAGGGCACATGACCAAGGGCAAGCCTATCTCATCTACTAATATAACATAATATGCGATGGTTGGATTTTCGCATACACAAATGATTTATTTATGCTAAGCCTCTGCATAACAACGGCACGTGTATGTCGCAAAGCATTATTTAAAACTATGATTATGGgctattttatgtaattattgCTTTGGTCTCTTTTGGTTGAGCTCATGAGTGGGAATGTTATTGGTTTGGTACGAGTGGGTCTAAGGACAATTACAAGCCCCCAAAACACTAaggaattttcttttaattatttttcttttccgttTTGTACATCTCTTGTTATAACCCTTTTGGTATCTTATAATCATTTAGAACACATCATAAGGGAAATAAATTAACGCACATGCTGAGGATAATTATTAAGGGAAGTTGGAGATAATTGTCTTTTTAGTTGTTTGACCTTCATTCAATATCTATTAAGCTGGTTGAGGAAAAGATTGGGTTGGTACAAGCAACTATTTTTGCTTGTTATGTTgctaataattaactaaattagtCGTTAGAAATTGTTTTAGCTCCATTGTGATAAACTATTACTTAATTAAGGTGACTTAATTAATCAATGCACCTGTCAACATATTAAAACATAATTAATCTAAATATTTAGGTCACAATAATggacacacacatatatacacacacacacattaatGAGTGTATTTTTGTTTCGAAAAATTGCTTAATTTGACATGCATTAGGACTCATTTGATGTACTTCATGATCTTATCTAGGAGAGAAAAGCATTACAGTTCATGACATGTGCTATGATGAGTACCATGCACATTTCCATGTTCACAAAGAAACGaattaagattaaaaaagaaattctaaaGAGATCGTGAAGAGGCATGGAATTGAAGCATGTGATGTGGCTAGCTAACtagtataattttcatataatatgTTGATAGGTACATAATGATTATGTGGTATTCTGTTTCAAATTGTGAGGCATTgtcccaaaaaaagaaaaaaagttcaaggagctttttgccttttttttttaaaaaaaaagaaaccaattatttactcctttttttttcaaagattcTTTGAATAAGAAATTTGGTAGTCATTGTCCTCACATGCAACTTTTGTCTTAATGCTCATTTATTACTTCAGCAAGAACACTAAAACTGTTTCATTAAGCATAAGATTTTTAAATTAGCTCGATTAGTTGAAGTGGTTTTTAGGCTAAGTGTTTTGTAGAAAAACCGAGTTATTTgacaattctaaaaaaattaacagaacAAAATAGATGAAAGATCAGAGAAAtcaacagtttttttttttttttttttttttttttttttttgcaaacgcACTACTTGAAAGGCATATAAGCATCCAATGATTTTTTCATTCAGAAAAGTCGCAAACAAACAGAATGAACGGtgcaaaatacaaattttatttagaacTACATTCTACAATTTTTACATAAGAGatacaaataaaaatcttaGTGCATTTTCAAACAGTATTTTGATAGAACCTCCTACATGCCAAACTTGGCTTGAAAATATCACATCATGATATATGATGTAGTATTCAGAGCACGCATCATCTACAGAGATTCAATCCATCTACTCATTTTCCGTCCACTATGACTCCCAACTCAATCTTAACTGTCCCCAGGGAACGACTGTGAAGCAAATGAAACCTTATCCACTCTAAATTAGTGATCTAATTGTCACCGTAGATTTTCCTTATCATCTTTAATTAACCAGGTTAATTAGTTATATCATCCTTTTTTTCCTGGAGTTGTTGAGGTTTAATTTTGCTGGTTAATTTAAGTTGGTCAATAGAGAGAgaaccacatatatatatatggcacaACACCCAAGACCCCTCTAGCTGGATTGTTCTTTACATATTAAGTCAGAGAGATCtactttgttaaaaaaaaaaaaaaaaaatcaaattcccATGTGGGAATATGAAGGTCAACATTAGATGGAGACTTAAAAGAAAAGGTCTTTTTGAAAGAATACATAACAGGGAAGTGATGATAATGTGATATGGAAGTATATATTAAGTGTTAGCAAAAAATAGTTGCTTAAAAAGTCAGTGCCcctttaattattctttttgtaAAGTCAATTCTTAAGTAAGAAGTGGCACTCTTTGGAGTTCGATTTCTTGTTTATGATATATGCTTACTGAAGTTTTAGatggtttgatttttttttttggcacatttttctatttttttttttttcaaattctaaaagAAACTAACACACTTTTAATTCCTAACTTAGCCCTTAACTGTTCTCCCCTTAGATTTTACCAAATGTAATAAATCTGAcctatttatagtaaaaattgctcaattaatattattttcattcttTGAGGTATCGATGTAATGAATCTAATCAAGGGAGTCCAATTCTGAATGTCACTAATCATATGTTCACTactacactattttttaaaacattaaccGACTCCCTAAACCCACCCAATCAAAAAAGAAACGTACATGTTTTGGTGCACCACTGAGATAAATTTATATTACCTCATTCAGTTCATCTTTAAGGAGGTGCCGACCAGTTAATCTGGACCGTCTGATCCCACCATACATGATTCAACAGAAATAGaaaaactctctctatatacatatatatccaaAATCATGACATTATGGGAAATATGCCacttatatatgtaaatatgaaaataccttttaggaaaaataaaatcacaatgtAGAATTTTGCATATACGAAGGATTAAACTTCCAATCTTTTGATCAGTAATCGAAAAAAACCAACCAACTGCGCACGCTGGGCAGTGATGGTATACGATATCAAATTATCTTTTATCCCAATCGAACTatattttttgaggaaaaaaaataatatgcacACCATTTTCATTCAGTAAGGTGACAAACTAAAGTATTGGGATGAAACAGTAAGGGCTCTAGcaacaaaaatgaaaacaaaaatcaaaacagaagaagaaaaaagaaataatttagcGGTCCCCCTTAAATACGAACCAAGCGCTAGCGAGGGATCAAAGTGGAAAAACAGGACAAGACCCTCTCTCGCTTTGGCTAGTACCACGGCATTCAATCCAAAAGGTCCTCACGTCCTGAGTTG contains the following coding sequences:
- the LOC109709566 gene encoding zinc finger protein ZAT12-like, which translates into the protein MKRSFGFVGEGEGEGEGESIGTMAGVLMLISRSSGGRGHVCVDRVFECKTCNRRFPSFQALGGHRASHKKPRPGPAAAVDGDGAKPKMHECSICGLEFAIGQALGGHMRRHRPVAAATAASAVAPAEFGFPRGALSEKKKRELWFDLNVSPPEAAEDAAVLGFTFELLDKGPIVVG